A window of the Calditrichia bacterium genome harbors these coding sequences:
- a CDS encoding hydroxymethylglutaryl-CoA reductase, degradative, producing the protein MDRSRIPGFYKLSVQERLEVLKEREIITADTFKLLSSGANVLDHEAADKMIENVIGVFSLPIGLGLNFLINGKDYIVPMVVEEPSIVAAVSSAAKIVRQSGGFSAKSTEPILIGQVQVMDIEHPSHAQKAILQNKDEILNLANSFHPNMVARGGGAKDVEVFIHPNSSYRGDMLVVHLLVDTRDAMGANLVNTMCEGIAGLVEKITGGKVFLRILSNLADRSLVTAECVIPTKFLETKKGFNGEQVRDGIILANEFALVDPYRATTHNKGILNGIDPVAIATGNDWRAIESSVHAYAARGNHYSSLTKWSKNDDGDLVGRIKLPLKVGIVGGPVQSNPSVAPLLRILNVESARELMEVMGAVGLAQNFSAIKALSTEGIQQGHMTLHARTVAMAADAPPDLFDEVVDRLIETGEIKVWKAEEIVKELRDRTSVPVSRQKETEIRVDLPAGYGKVILFGEHAAVYGSHVIAAPIPIAIQSKVIDAKEGVHLIIPRWGVEERLTKDRKREHSIYQSLDVILKALDLNDRSMRIEIFPHIPRAMGLGGSAALAVAIVRALSEHYKLDLTDEKVNELAFKSEQIVHGTPSGIDNTMATYGKFILFRRGTPPLIKPLAVENPISLVIGITGVESLTAKMVANVRHSWEKNKMMYERIFTEINALALRAMKAIVRNELDTLGELMNINQGLLNAIQVSSWELEELIEIARKSGALGAKLTGGGGGGAMIALPENPESAEKIAASMRKAGYRAMVTQIV; encoded by the coding sequence ATGGATCGCTCCCGCATTCCGGGTTTTTACAAATTGTCCGTTCAGGAACGGCTGGAAGTTCTGAAAGAACGCGAAATCATCACAGCCGACACCTTCAAATTATTATCCAGCGGGGCAAATGTGCTGGATCATGAAGCCGCTGATAAAATGATCGAGAATGTCATCGGCGTGTTCAGTTTGCCCATCGGGTTGGGGCTCAATTTTTTGATCAACGGGAAAGATTACATCGTGCCGATGGTCGTTGAGGAACCATCCATCGTTGCGGCGGTCAGTTCTGCTGCAAAAATTGTCCGGCAGAGTGGCGGATTTTCGGCAAAAAGTACCGAGCCCATTCTCATCGGGCAGGTGCAGGTGATGGATATTGAACACCCATCCCACGCCCAAAAAGCGATATTGCAGAACAAAGATGAAATATTAAACCTCGCCAACAGCTTTCACCCGAACATGGTTGCCCGTGGCGGCGGTGCAAAAGATGTGGAAGTGTTTATCCACCCAAATTCATCGTATCGCGGGGACATGCTGGTGGTTCACCTGCTGGTTGATACGCGCGATGCGATGGGCGCCAACCTCGTCAACACAATGTGCGAAGGCATTGCCGGATTGGTCGAAAAAATCACCGGCGGGAAAGTGTTTTTGCGCATCCTGTCCAATCTCGCCGACCGTTCGCTGGTCACTGCGGAGTGTGTGATTCCCACAAAATTTCTCGAAACCAAAAAAGGATTCAACGGCGAACAGGTTCGCGACGGGATTATTTTGGCGAATGAATTTGCGCTCGTTGATCCGTATCGCGCAACCACGCACAACAAAGGTATTCTGAACGGCATCGATCCGGTTGCGATTGCCACCGGCAACGATTGGCGAGCCATCGAATCGTCCGTTCATGCCTATGCGGCGCGCGGCAACCATTACTCGTCGCTTACCAAATGGTCCAAAAATGATGACGGCGATCTCGTCGGACGTATCAAATTACCGCTGAAAGTGGGAATTGTGGGCGGTCCGGTACAATCGAATCCTTCGGTTGCGCCGTTGCTGCGCATTTTGAATGTCGAAAGTGCTCGCGAATTGATGGAAGTGATGGGCGCGGTCGGATTAGCACAAAATTTTTCGGCGATCAAAGCCCTTTCAACGGAAGGCATTCAGCAGGGACACATGACGTTGCACGCCCGCACCGTTGCAATGGCAGCAGATGCGCCGCCCGATTTGTTTGACGAAGTTGTTGACCGGCTCATCGAAACCGGTGAAATAAAAGTGTGGAAAGCCGAGGAAATTGTGAAAGAATTGCGCGACAGAACCTCTGTTCCGGTTTCCCGGCAAAAAGAAACAGAAATCCGGGTGGATTTGCCCGCCGGTTACGGCAAGGTTATTTTGTTCGGCGAGCATGCGGCGGTTTACGGAAGCCACGTTATTGCAGCACCTATTCCAATTGCTATTCAATCCAAAGTGATCGACGCAAAGGAAGGCGTGCACCTGATTATTCCGCGATGGGGTGTGGAGGAACGGCTTACGAAAGACCGTAAACGCGAGCATTCCATTTACCAATCGCTGGATGTGATTTTAAAGGCGCTCGATCTGAATGACCGAAGCATGCGCATTGAAATTTTCCCGCACATTCCGCGGGCGATGGGTTTGGGTGGGTCCGCTGCATTAGCCGTTGCGATTGTCCGGGCGCTTTCGGAGCACTACAAACTTGATCTCACCGATGAAAAAGTGAACGAACTTGCGTTCAAATCCGAACAGATTGTTCATGGCACACCTTCCGGCATCGATAACACGATGGCAACGTATGGCAAATTTATTCTTTTCCGGCGCGGCACACCACCGCTCATCAAACCGCTGGCTGTCGAAAACCCGATTTCACTGGTAATCGGCATCACGGGTGTGGAAAGTTTGACAGCAAAAATGGTGGCGAACGTCCGGCATTCCTGGGAAAAAAATAAAATGATGTACGAACGTATCTTCACGGAAATCAACGCTTTAGCGTTACGCGCGATGAAGGCGATCGTCCGAAATGAACTGGATACCCTCGGCGAACTGATGAACATTAATCAGGGATTGCTGA
- a CDS encoding DUF58 domain-containing protein: protein MKTTLAYISNFFILRRNAVLLLVIAGFSYYWYHEFSSLPGDQARVQIVLSILALFACTSVLAFGLITTILPYLSLIFKKRILETDDDEKQDIIKLGFRQTSPTPGLVDTEARIYGIRRPFLGFLKVTVFFEDNVASDEILVNEVLRENGKRMGILGRKQMLLPHVRDYRFRSAIIHFEDFFHLFALPYRESEHLGVFTEPPKTLNNGVLINTKSSEDPVKKVIQHRTAKGELLDYKKYAPGDDIRRIIWKNYARSRELTVRIHDRTFPYVSHINVLASFYDASPTGGQPLPLKDLLLDIYKEKIRQVIDAIIEQGFSVRFFVDQSIEQHYQLDEYQQMLYSVSAAKWQSGLSIEQFMKDRYYELHKGSTVLLFSSFCPIQSLEQLQNGRPLDVNLAFYNATKTLDLSKPPSILKRILFTDAFEPLEFAKREKTAPKTVKFIKQNDAAIESLLDRYRQSVIEI from the coding sequence TTGAAAACAACATTAGCATATATTTCAAATTTTTTTATTCTCCGGCGAAATGCAGTTCTGCTGCTGGTTATTGCCGGGTTTTCATATTATTGGTATCACGAATTTTCCAGCTTGCCGGGTGATCAGGCGCGGGTGCAAATTGTGTTGAGCATTTTGGCGCTGTTTGCCTGTACATCGGTTTTGGCTTTCGGGTTGATCACCACTATCCTCCCCTATTTATCGCTCATTTTCAAAAAACGTATTTTGGAAACGGACGACGATGAAAAACAGGATATTATCAAACTTGGGTTCCGGCAAACCAGCCCGACGCCGGGATTGGTCGATACCGAAGCGCGTATTTACGGCATCCGTCGCCCGTTTCTCGGATTTCTGAAAGTGACTGTTTTTTTTGAAGATAACGTCGCCAGCGACGAGATTTTGGTCAACGAGGTGCTCCGCGAGAACGGCAAAAGAATGGGTATTTTGGGTCGCAAACAGATGCTGTTACCGCATGTTCGCGATTACCGGTTTCGCAGCGCGATCATTCATTTCGAAGATTTTTTCCATTTGTTTGCCCTTCCCTATCGCGAATCCGAACATCTTGGCGTGTTCACAGAGCCGCCAAAAACACTCAACAACGGCGTGCTGATCAACACCAAAAGTTCCGAAGATCCGGTCAAAAAAGTGATTCAGCACCGCACCGCCAAAGGCGAATTGCTCGATTACAAAAAGTATGCACCGGGCGATGATATTCGCCGGATCATCTGGAAAAATTACGCCCGCAGCCGGGAACTCACCGTGCGGATTCACGATCGAACATTCCCGTATGTTTCGCATATCAACGTTTTAGCGAGTTTTTACGATGCATCGCCAACCGGCGGGCAACCGCTGCCGCTGAAGGATTTGTTGCTGGATATTTACAAAGAAAAAATCCGGCAGGTGATCGACGCAATTATTGAGCAGGGTTTCAGCGTGCGTTTTTTTGTCGATCAATCTATCGAACAGCATTATCAACTGGACGAGTATCAGCAAATGCTGTATTCGGTGAGCGCGGCAAAATGGCAATCCGGATTGTCGATTGAGCAATTTATGAAAGATCGCTATTACGAATTGCACAAAGGCTCGACGGTGCTGCTGTTTTCCTCATTTTGCCCGATTCAATCGCTGGAGCAATTGCAAAACGGGCGACCGCTGGATGTGAATCTGGCGTTTTACAACGCCACAAAAACGCTCGATCTCAGCAAACCGCCATCCATTTTGAAACGCATCCTGTTTACCGACGCGTTTGAGCCGCTGGAATTTGCCAAACGCGAAAAAACAGCGCCAAAAACAGTGAAATTTATCAAACAAAACGACGCTGCAATTGAATCGTTGCTCGATCGTTACCGCCAATCCGTCATCGAAATTTGA
- a CDS encoding heparinase II/III family protein, whose amino-acid sequence MIETINVAFRIPIPKFLRWHFFVALILVQPVLFASPDSSAVLPQITKNIKKIPESVLKGIVAAGYRRENLLEQLPLTALELPQIYLPENVAHPRLISETQLFRAQQNLIRSPFSNWFWLLKMQTEPYLQDFFRPEPFLLRQAEDMKSLAFLYRITGEKRYLSALERLLAALPEPPEIVNFEGGKNSVGWGDYLESAQSAIPVAVALDLVCNDLSDEIRNDAFEKLAQISRQLMDAVLLAGNNNHTTVMAIALLTIAIVVDHPENFIRNDRQSMWQTGLKFLSRSLGIIAPDGGYAEGVYYGNFICSHLAAFSVYFENVTGIDLFRHPYLERLVNWLLANNKGSGQYSAFDDAYQTRFFYLPLIIPQSRLAGQWRAHFLAEPPLVSAERNVVEALAIYDGSDQILPEYGSPSRFFVESGEVIFRDRAVQPQFFAAFLSEHEQWFASRHEHIDPMSVEISAFGEDFIVDAGYGNATSDPNRPWFLSGRSSNGILVDGMGTYENPIFGDPIASKIEHAFQTETVAGAKFSHSIGDVQLMRSAFFPGNDMLLVIDEFDAQQPHDIRLNFNHPGKLRQLHPNLLEIVQPTARMKLLTLTSEIESPQIVQDFGLFTPKSKGVPVNNLQIGQRDVRNGLFLTVMLPESGQASEVQLSPLAIKNGVRGYRIATAADEISTEVAVGNGELMAAPNWQTDARAVWVQMTADGQISGVMINTGTFFSSDEFELRFEVPVTLMLSRTAFGWQGFLDAPPVNFEMEISGIFQGAFQLQRREVVPFYSDRGTTKLLLNGSGPLEIGANFHPVELPEPFRRSPDLLGWLARQPNSREVYRYWPDYYQITHQNQLMQEFRSGVATAIHRFSDEQFGDPYAIDYTAFAIYGIMQQSYNRNSPSAFYVKIPHRYQFADDAGNYRWKIVENGRFSLDDLEIHHFHADVADAAGNRFTYRRAAEFAGHSSNYLNLELSDRYEFGYMNAGLVGQENQQFFGKIGFERSFVRFGQRTSQKDRYQYVDGKYQNWLATFSHQNDAGSKRQTLDLNGFGQRYAVAMAGDWQEKEQHYVGNFLFYPHSKIKMGQFFQIEKQSVWHIRQWLGDVHFRQKTASVRFALANRNQRFSESLTTRFQHKNNQIWFNFRSESLKINKNGVAAIRWSHQSPANWQKETQLRYGFLPLENKFGTEIQQSWQVNLDQHLSVYPVFASAFEHDQPLNAIGSGFGFRGQHRFFSQVMINLSNEKTAFSYNLSIDVASRNGNPLFNLWLQIWQMGSQLIRNEIRLVPLWSGVQPGVYFSYQRGIGSRLEAAVQLYF is encoded by the coding sequence ATGATCGAAACGATTAATGTAGCTTTCAGAATACCAATCCCCAAATTTCTGCGATGGCATTTTTTTGTTGCACTGATTTTGGTGCAGCCGGTTTTATTCGCGTCGCCGGATAGCAGCGCGGTTCTACCACAAATCACTAAAAATATCAAAAAAATCCCCGAATCGGTGTTAAAAGGCATAGTTGCGGCAGGCTACCGCAGGGAAAATTTGCTGGAGCAATTGCCGCTTACCGCGTTGGAATTACCCCAAATTTATCTGCCGGAAAATGTCGCGCATCCCCGTTTGATCAGCGAAACCCAATTGTTTCGGGCACAGCAAAATCTGATACGTTCACCGTTTTCTAACTGGTTTTGGTTGTTGAAAATGCAGACTGAACCGTATTTGCAGGATTTTTTCCGACCGGAGCCGTTTTTGCTCCGGCAGGCGGAAGACATGAAATCGTTGGCATTTTTATACCGGATTACTGGTGAAAAACGTTATCTCTCCGCGTTGGAAAGGCTGTTGGCTGCGCTGCCGGAACCACCGGAAATCGTCAATTTTGAAGGGGGCAAAAATTCCGTCGGATGGGGCGATTATCTGGAAAGCGCGCAGTCTGCGATTCCGGTTGCGGTTGCGCTCGATCTGGTTTGTAATGATTTATCTGATGAAATACGTAATGATGCATTTGAAAAACTTGCGCAAATCAGCCGTCAATTGATGGATGCCGTGTTGCTCGCCGGTAACAACAATCACACAACAGTGATGGCAATTGCCCTTCTCACTATCGCGATTGTGGTGGATCACCCGGAAAATTTTATTCGAAACGATCGCCAGTCGATGTGGCAAACCGGACTCAAATTTTTGTCGCGATCGCTGGGAATTATTGCGCCGGATGGCGGTTATGCCGAAGGCGTTTATTACGGCAATTTTATTTGCAGCCATCTCGCCGCGTTTTCTGTGTATTTCGAAAATGTCACCGGAATCGATCTGTTCCGGCACCCGTATTTGGAGCGATTGGTCAATTGGTTGTTGGCAAACAACAAAGGCAGCGGTCAATATTCGGCGTTCGACGATGCCTATCAAACGCGATTTTTTTATTTACCGCTGATCATCCCGCAAAGCCGGTTGGCGGGACAGTGGCGTGCGCACTTTTTGGCGGAGCCACCGCTGGTTTCCGCCGAAAGAAACGTTGTTGAAGCGTTAGCGATTTATGACGGAAGTGACCAAATTTTGCCGGAATATGGTTCGCCGAGTCGTTTTTTTGTTGAATCCGGTGAGGTGATCTTCCGGGATCGCGCGGTTCAGCCCCAATTTTTTGCGGCGTTTTTATCCGAGCACGAACAGTGGTTTGCCAGCCGGCATGAGCACATTGATCCGATGAGCGTTGAAATCAGCGCATTCGGCGAAGATTTCATCGTTGATGCGGGTTACGGCAACGCCACATCCGATCCCAATCGACCGTGGTTTTTGTCCGGCAGATCCAGTAACGGCATTTTGGTGGACGGAATGGGAACGTATGAAAACCCGATTTTTGGCGATCCGATTGCCAGTAAAATCGAACACGCTTTCCAGACAGAAACGGTTGCGGGAGCGAAGTTTTCGCACAGCATCGGCGATGTTCAGTTGATGCGCAGCGCCTTTTTTCCCGGCAACGATATGTTGCTGGTGATCGATGAATTTGATGCGCAGCAGCCGCACGATATCCGGCTTAATTTCAATCATCCCGGAAAGCTGCGGCAGCTTCACCCGAATCTGCTGGAAATTGTCCAGCCAACGGCACGAATGAAACTGTTGACGCTGACATCCGAAATCGAATCGCCGCAAATCGTACAGGATTTTGGGTTGTTCACCCCAAAAAGCAAAGGCGTTCCGGTTAATAATTTGCAAATCGGACAACGCGATGTCCGCAACGGACTTTTTTTAACGGTGATGCTGCCGGAATCCGGGCAAGCGAGCGAGGTTCAACTATCGCCGCTGGCGATAAAAAACGGCGTTCGCGGATACCGCATCGCCACTGCAGCAGATGAAATCAGCACCGAAGTTGCTGTTGGCAATGGGGAATTAATGGCAGCCCCAAATTGGCAAACCGATGCCCGCGCCGTTTGGGTGCAAATGACGGCGGACGGGCAGATTTCCGGGGTGATGATCAACACCGGCACTTTTTTTTCGTCGGATGAATTTGAACTGAGATTTGAAGTTCCGGTTACGCTGATGTTAAGCCGCACCGCTTTTGGCTGGCAGGGCTTTTTGGATGCGCCGCCGGTAAATTTTGAAATGGAAATCAGCGGTATTTTTCAGGGTGCATTCCAATTACAGCGCCGGGAAGTTGTGCCGTTTTACAGCGATCGCGGCACCACAAAACTGTTGTTGAACGGCAGCGGTCCTCTCGAAATCGGGGCGAATTTTCACCCCGTTGAATTGCCGGAACCGTTCCGTCGATCGCCGGATTTGTTGGGCTGGCTGGCGCGACAGCCCAATTCCCGCGAGGTGTATCGCTACTGGCCGGATTATTATCAAATCACCCACCAAAATCAATTGATGCAAGAGTTTCGCAGCGGTGTTGCAACGGCAATCCATCGGTTCAGCGATGAGCAATTTGGCGATCCGTATGCTATTGATTATACTGCATTTGCGATCTACGGAATTATGCAGCAAAGTTACAATCGCAATTCGCCATCTGCGTTTTATGTGAAAATTCCGCACCGTTATCAATTCGCCGACGATGCGGGAAATTACCGCTGGAAAATTGTCGAAAACGGCAGATTTTCCCTCGACGATCTGGAAATTCATCACTTTCACGCAGATGTTGCGGATGCCGCCGGCAACCGCTTCACTTATCGGCGAGCCGCAGAATTTGCCGGACATTCCAGCAATTACCTAAACCTGGAATTGTCCGATCGGTATGAATTTGGATACATGAATGCCGGGCTGGTAGGGCAGGAAAATCAGCAGTTTTTTGGCAAAATTGGATTCGAGCGATCGTTTGTCCGGTTTGGTCAGCGAACCTCGCAAAAAGATCGCTACCAATATGTTGATGGCAAATACCAAAATTGGCTGGCAACATTTTCGCATCAAAACGACGCCGGCAGCAAACGCCAAACGTTGGATTTGAACGGTTTCGGACAGCGATATGCCGTCGCGATGGCGGGCGATTGGCAGGAAAAAGAGCAGCATTACGTGGGAAATTTTCTGTTTTACCCGCATTCGAAAATCAAAATGGGACAGTTTTTCCAGATCGAAAAACAATCGGTTTGGCATATCCGGCAGTGGTTGGGTGATGTGCATTTTCGGCAAAAAACGGCTTCCGTTCGGTTCGCGTTAGCCAATCGAAATCAGCGATTTTCTGAATCGTTGACAACCCGTTTTCAGCATAAAAACAACCAAATTTGGTTCAATTTTCGCAGCGAATCGTTGAAAATCAACAAAAATGGTGTCGCTGCGATTCGCTGGTCGCATCAATCACCGGCAAATTGGCAAAAGGAAACCCAATTACGATACGGCTTTTTGCCGTTGGAAAATAAATTTGGCACGGAAATTCAACAATCTTGGCAGGTAAATCTGGATCAGCATTTGTCGGTTTATCCGGTTTTTGCCAGCGCATTTGAACACGATCAGCCGCTGAATGCGATCGGCAGCGGGTTCGGTTTTCGCGGACAGCATCGTTTTTTCAGCCAGGTAATGATTAATTTATCAAACGAAAAAACGGCGTTTAGCTATAATTTGTCAATCGATGTGGCAAGTCGCAACGGCAATCCGCTGTTCAATTTGTGGCTGCAAATCTGGCAAATGGGTAGCCAGCTAATTCGCAACGAAATTCGGTTGGTGCCGTTGTGGAGCGGTGTTCAGCCGGGCGTGTATTTTAGCTATCAACGTGGCATCGGCAGCCGGTTGGAAGCTGCGGTTCAATTATATTTCTGA
- a CDS encoding DMT family transporter — protein MLQKYAILAFLSFVWGTTWIAIKYSLIGIPPFLGASARFLVALACLLGYAAYKRRSLKISSKDFSMIFISSILLYLLDYGLIYWGEQYINAGATAIFFATFPLFTGVVSNFVFRSEAFQWQKFLGLVIGFLGIAIVFYDQLLQTRFEGMVVWASIAVIISALSAAVSLVMVKKYLSHMETVTLTLHQMIWGVVMLGLIGLLGGELPLIKYHPQSIIAVIYMGIVASALAFVLYYYLLKEMSAISVSSIIYITPVVAILIGWVMLNESITPQIITGMLVTFVGIFVSQMKEYQKYLSRKTVQKYN, from the coding sequence ATGTTGCAAAAATATGCCATTTTAGCATTCCTGAGTTTTGTGTGGGGGACAACCTGGATTGCCATAAAATACAGCCTGATCGGCATCCCGCCGTTTTTGGGCGCTTCCGCCCGTTTTTTGGTGGCGCTCGCATGCCTGCTCGGATACGCGGCGTACAAACGACGCTCGCTGAAAATATCATCAAAAGATTTTTCGATGATATTTATTTCATCTATCCTATTGTATTTATTGGATTACGGGTTGATTTATTGGGGTGAACAATATATCAACGCCGGCGCGACGGCGATTTTTTTTGCCACATTTCCGCTGTTTACAGGCGTCGTTTCCAATTTCGTTTTCCGCAGCGAAGCGTTTCAATGGCAAAAATTTTTGGGATTGGTTATCGGATTTTTGGGCATCGCTATCGTTTTTTACGACCAGTTGCTGCAAACGCGCTTTGAAGGCATGGTTGTGTGGGCGTCAATCGCGGTAATTATCAGCGCACTTTCCGCAGCTGTTTCGCTGGTGATGGTAAAAAAATATCTCAGCCATATGGAAACAGTGACACTCACGCTCCACCAAATGATTTGGGGTGTGGTTATGCTCGGACTGATCGGTTTATTGGGCGGCGAATTGCCATTGATCAAATATCATCCGCAATCGATAATCGCGGTAATTTATATGGGAATTGTTGCTTCAGCGCTGGCGTTTGTGCTCTACTACTATTTATTGAAAGAAATGAGCGCAATTTCAGTATCTTCAATTATTTACATCACGCCGGTTGTGGCAATTTTAATCGGTTGGGTGATGCTCAACGAAAGCATTACGCCGCAAATTATCACCGGAATGTTGGTTACTTTTGTTGGCATTTTTGTTTCACAAATGAAGGAATACCAAAAATATTTGTCGCGAAAAACGGTTCAGAAATATAATTGA
- a CDS encoding Rrf2 family transcriptional regulator: protein MLKFSKKVEYALISLLYMANRESNDLITSRELAQHFNFPQELIGKVLQSLARCSYVRSVQGVRGGYELSSNPENIRLTQVIHAVDGPIRVVNCLNNLGDCQCDQLDYCNIRNPMEKLQVKLLEALHEITLKDLQDNTISFTKPVEAAKTLSQIPLT from the coding sequence ATGCTAAAATTTAGCAAAAAAGTTGAATATGCGCTGATATCGCTGTTATACATGGCGAATCGGGAAAGTAACGATCTGATCACCAGCAGGGAGTTGGCCCAGCATTTTAACTTTCCGCAAGAGCTGATAGGCAAGGTATTGCAGAGTTTGGCGCGTTGCAGTTATGTGCGTTCTGTTCAGGGAGTTCGCGGTGGATATGAATTATCCAGCAACCCGGAAAACATTCGTTTAACTCAGGTTATTCATGCTGTTGATGGTCCGATTCGCGTAGTGAATTGTTTAAATAATCTTGGCGATTGTCAATGTGATCAATTAGATTACTGCAATATTCGTAACCCAATGGAAAAGTTGCAAGTGAAGTTGTTAGAAGCGCTACACGAAATTACACTGAAGGATCTTCAAGACAATACGATTTCATTTACAAAGCCTGTCGAAGCTGCGAAAACGCTATCACAAATACCCTTAACTTAA
- a CDS encoding ferredoxin family protein yields the protein MTYIITEPCIGTCDTACVEVCPVDCIYPAEGMTLSDEDKAKMISINEMLYIHPEECIDCGACEPECPVEAIFPEDEVPEKWADYIAKNYKRFDLEP from the coding sequence ATGACTTACATTATTACCGAACCTTGTATTGGCACATGTGACACTGCTTGTGTTGAAGTTTGCCCGGTAGATTGCATCTATCCGGCAGAAGGAATGACCTTGAGTGACGAAGACAAAGCGAAGATGATCTCCATCAACGAGATGCTTTACATTCATCCCGAGGAATGCATTGATTGCGGTGCATGCGAACCGGAATGTCCGGTAGAAGCTATTTTCCCGGAAGATGAAGTGCCTGAAAAGTGGGCAGATTATATTGCCAAAAACTACAAACGATTCGATCTGGAGCCGTAG
- the sufB gene encoding Fe-S cluster assembly protein SufB, whose product MSNEQQIIESRIKSEYKWGFVTDIENDTVPQGLNEDIVRMISFKKNEPEWMLNWRLKAYQHWLTMKEPRWPNVKFPPIDYQDAYYYAAPKQTKNPESLDEVDPKLIDTFNKLGISLEEQKLLTGVAVDAVIDSVSVATTFKKELSKHGIIFCSMSEAIIDHQELVQQYLGSVVPYTDNFFAALNSAVFTDGSFCYIPKGVRCPMELSTYFRINAAKTGQFERTLIIAEEASTVSYLEGCTAPMRDEHQLHAAVVEIYAHKDATVKYSTVQNWYPGDEQGKGGIYNFVTKRGLCDGANSKISWTQVETGSAITWKYPSVILKGDNSTGEFYSVALTNNYQQADTGTKMIHVGKNTKSTIISKGISAGKSQNSYRGLVKVVKGATNARNFSQCDSLLIGDRCGAHTFPYLEIGDKSAKVEHEATTSKIGEDQIFYCNQRGINTENAIGLIVNGFAKEVFRELPMEFAVEAQKLLAISLEGSVG is encoded by the coding sequence ATGAGTAACGAACAACAAATTATTGAAAGTCGGATAAAGAGCGAATACAAATGGGGTTTCGTTACCGATATCGAAAACGATACGGTTCCCCAGGGTCTCAATGAGGACATTGTTCGCATGATATCCTTCAAAAAAAACGAGCCGGAATGGATGCTGAATTGGCGATTGAAAGCTTACCAACATTGGCTGACCATGAAAGAGCCGCGTTGGCCGAACGTCAAGTTTCCGCCGATTGATTATCAGGATGCCTATTATTACGCAGCCCCAAAACAGACAAAAAATCCGGAAAGTCTGGACGAAGTTGATCCGAAGCTGATCGATACATTTAACAAACTTGGTATCTCGCTGGAAGAGCAAAAATTGCTGACCGGCGTTGCGGTTGATGCCGTCATCGATAGCGTATCTGTAGCGACAACATTTAAAAAAGAGCTTTCCAAACACGGTATTATTTTTTGCTCGATGTCCGAAGCGATTATCGATCACCAGGAATTGGTGCAACAATATCTCGGCAGCGTTGTGCCATATACCGATAACTTCTTTGCTGCGTTAAACTCCGCAGTTTTTACAGATGGCTCGTTTTGCTACATTCCGAAAGGCGTTCGCTGCCCGATGGAATTGTCCACTTATTTCCGCATTAACGCGGCAAAAACGGGACAGTTTGAGCGCACGCTGATTATCGCGGAAGAAGCCAGCACGGTCAGCTATCTGGAAGGCTGCACCGCGCCGATGCGCGATGAACACCAACTGCACGCCGCAGTGGTGGAAATTTATGCGCACAAAGATGCCACCGTCAAATATTCTACTGTTCAAAACTGGTATCCCGGCGATGAGCAGGGCAAAGGCGGCATCTATAATTTTGTTACGAAACGCGGTTTGTGCGACGGCGCAAACAGCAAAATTAGTTGGACGCAGGTGGAAACCGGTTCGGCTATCACCTGGAAATATCCCAGCGTGATTTTGAAAGGTGACAACTCAACCGGCGAATTTTATTCTGTCGCGTTGACCAACAATTACCAGCAAGCCGATACCGGAACCAAAATGATCCACGTCGGCAAAAACACCAAAAGTACCATCATTTCCAAAGGTATTTCCGCTGGGAAAAGCCAGAATTCTTATCGCGGATTGGTGAAAGTGGTGAAGGGTGCAACCAACGCCCGCAACTTCTCGCAATGCGATTCGCTGCTGATCGGCGACAGATGCGGCGCACATACGTTCCCGTATCTGGAAATTGGTGATAAATCCGCCAAAGTGGAGCACGAGGCAACCACATCAAAAATCGGCGAAGACCAGATTTTCTATTGCAACCAGCGCGGCATCAACACAGAAAACGCTATCGGATTGATCGTAAACGGTTTTGCGAAAGAGGTTTTCCGCGAACTGCCGATGGAATTTGCGGTTGAAGCCCAAAAATTACTGGCGATCAGCCTCGAAGGTTCCGTCGGATAA